Below is a genomic region from Lonsdalea populi.
TCTTCTTGTATCACTCCATGCGGACGCCGCACCTAACCGCGGTGCGACAGGCGCGTCGGTATGGGTTCTATCTAACCGCCGGGCCAACAGCGAAATGGCGAGCTGGCTTGAACAGCATGAGAAACAGTCGGAGCTGCTGGGCGGCGCGGGCGACCTGCTGGCGAATAACAACGCCGATCCTTACCTGAGTCAGGCGGTGCTGGACTTACAGTTTGGGCACTCACAGCGCGTCGGCTATGACGTGGCGGTGAAGGTGCTGCGCGAACTGCAGCGCGTCGGCAGCCTGCACAAGGTCCGCCCCGAACATGCCAGCCTCGGCGTGCTGCGCTCGCCGGATATTCCGTCGCTACTGGTCGAAACCGGGTTTATCTCCAATCCTGGTGAAGAACGCCTTTTGGGCAGCAGCGACTATCAGGAGCGCATTGCAAAGGCGATCTATCTGGGGCTGCGCGGCTATTTCGAGACGCATCCTTTGCAGAATGCGCCCAAACATGACAAACGGCCTGCCATCTTGCCGGCCTCTAAACCGGTGGTTTCCAACAGTGCGTCGCCTGCTGGCTCCGCAACGCGGCACACCGTGGGGAAAGGCGAAACGCTGTCGGGGATTGCGTCGCAATACGGCGTGAGCATGTCGACGATACGCGACGCGAATCACCTGAAAAAAGACCTGGTGTGGGTAGGGCAACGGCTGAGGATACCGGGCGGCGCGGAATCGACGATCGCACAGACACGATCCGCCCCGGTGACCCAGAGAGCCACCACGGCGAAGAAGGTGACGCATAAGGTGGTGCGCGGTGATAGTCTGAGTTCGATTGCGGACCGTTACGATGTCAGCATGAAAGCGATCCAGCAGGCGAACAAGCTGGCATCCCAGACGGTACAACTCGGACAGACGCTGGTTATCCCTGCCGCCTGAGGCCGACATTGCAGTAAACCAAGGAGATAAGATGCCGATTCTGGTTCTACCCCCCCAACTGGCTAACCAAATCGCCGCTGGCGAGGTAGTGGAACGGCCCGCGTCCGTGGTTAAGGAACTGGTGGAAAACAGTCTGGATGCCGGAGCGACGCGCATTGATATCGACATAGAACGCGGCGGTAGCCGGCTCATTCGAATTCGCGACAACGGCGGCGGGATCGGCAAAACGGATCTGGCGCTGGCGCTGGCGCGTCATGCCACCAGTAAAATCGCGACGCTCGACGATCTGGAAGCCATCATGAGTCTGGGCTTTCGTGGCGAAGCACTGGCGAGTATCAGTTCCGTTTCGCGCCTGACGCTGACGTCCCGCACCCGCGACCAAAACGAAGCCTGGCAGGCGTATGCCGAAGGACGGGACATGGCGGTGACGGTGAAACCGGCCGCGCATCCGGTCGGCACGACGCTGGAAGTCCTGGATTTGTTCTACAACACGCCCGCGCGCCGCAAATTCCTGCGCACCGAAAAAACCGAGTTTATGCACATCGACGAGGTGGTTCGGCGTATCGCGCTGGCTCGCTTCGATGTGGCGTTTAATCTTCACCATAACGGTAAGACGGTGCGGCAATACCGGGCGGTGACCGACCCCGCGCAGCACGAGCGGCGTCTCGGCAGCATCTGCGGCACGGCGTTTATTCAGCATGCGCTGGCCGTCTCCTGGGAACATGGCGATCTGAAGATCAGCGGCTGGGTAGCCGATCCCTCCGGCTCTCAGCAGTTACCGGATCTACAGTATTGCTACGTGAACCAGCGGATGATGCGGGACAGGCTGATTAACCACGCCATCCGCCAGGCCTATCAGGAGCAGCTGCGCAGCGATCAACAGCCCGCGTATGTCCTCTATTTAGAGGTTGACCCGCACCATGTGGATGTCAACGTACATCCGGCCAAGCACGAAGTCAGATTCCATCAGGCCAGGCTGGTGCATGACTTCATCTACCAGGCGGTGATGACCGTACTCCAGCAGGCGGCTGCGCCCGCGCTGGCGGTGACCCCGCCGGGCGAGACGCCGGCGCCGGTCTGGCAGCAGGAAAACCGCACGGCGGCAGGCGAGAACCACTTTGCACGGCCTGTGAAAACCGAGCCGCCGCCACGGATGCCGACTTCCGGCGGCAAAGCCCAGGAGCGTCCGCCCGCCCCGTATCCTCACGGAGCGGGGTATCAGCGCAAACAGGGCGAGCTGTATCAAAAACTGCTACAGCCTGCCTCCGAGCGGTCGATATCTTCAGGCGACGAGTCGCCGGCCCCCGCGGTGTCTCCCTGCGCCAACATCGCGCGGGCCTCTCAGGGCGAAGTCCCGCTGGCCAGTCGGTCAGAGGGGTTGGGGCGCGTATTAACCATCTATCCGCCTTGCTATGCGCTGGTGGAATATCAGCAGGGATTGGCCTTGCTGTCTCTGCCGGTCGCCGAGCGCTATGTCCGGCAGGCGCAGATGACGCCCGGCGAGGAGGGGTTACGGCCACAGCCGTTGCTGATCCCCCAGCGTCTAACGTTGGGGAGCAAAGAGCGTGCGGCAGTGACGGAGAGCCAAAAACGGCTGGCGCATTTTGGTATTGATATCGTGGTGGAGCAGCAGCGCGCCACGCTGCGCGCGGTACCTTTACCATTAAGACAACAAAATTTACAAAACTTGATTTCTGACCTGTTAGGCTATCTCGCTGATTGCCCTCAGTCAGATTCTGATGAGATCGCGGCGTGGATAGCGCGGCGGTTGTACAGCGAGCATGAGAGCTGGACTCAGGCTCAGACGGTACAACTATTAGCGGATATTGAACGTCTCTGTCCTGAGCGGGTCAAAGTTCCGCCATCAGAATTTCTTTATGTGATGGATATTGAGTCCGCCATCAAGGCGTTAAAGCATGACTGAACGTGAAACGACGCAGTACCCGCCGGCCATTTTTATTATGGGACCGACGGCTTCCGGAAAGACGGCGTTAGCCATGGCGTTGCGGCAGTCCCTGCCGGTTGAGCTGATCAGCGTGGATTCCGCGCTGATCTATCGGGGCATGGATATCGGAACCGCCAAGCCTACTGCTGAAGAATTGTCGCAGGCGCCGCACAGATTGATCGATATTCTCGATCCTGCTGATGCTTATTCGGCCGCCGATTTCCGCCGCGATGCGCTGAAGGAAATGGCGGAGATCACCGCCGCCGGTCGGATCCCCTTGCTGGTAGGGGGGACGATGTTGTACTTCAAGGCGCTGCTCGAAGGGCTTTCGCCATTGCCGCCGGCGGATCCGGAACTGCGACGAGAAATTGAAAAGC
It encodes:
- the mutL gene encoding DNA mismatch repair endonuclease MutL, which encodes MPILVLPPQLANQIAAGEVVERPASVVKELVENSLDAGATRIDIDIERGGSRLIRIRDNGGGIGKTDLALALARHATSKIATLDDLEAIMSLGFRGEALASISSVSRLTLTSRTRDQNEAWQAYAEGRDMAVTVKPAAHPVGTTLEVLDLFYNTPARRKFLRTEKTEFMHIDEVVRRIALARFDVAFNLHHNGKTVRQYRAVTDPAQHERRLGSICGTAFIQHALAVSWEHGDLKISGWVADPSGSQQLPDLQYCYVNQRMMRDRLINHAIRQAYQEQLRSDQQPAYVLYLEVDPHHVDVNVHPAKHEVRFHQARLVHDFIYQAVMTVLQQAAAPALAVTPPGETPAPVWQQENRTAAGENHFARPVKTEPPPRMPTSGGKAQERPPAPYPHGAGYQRKQGELYQKLLQPASERSISSGDESPAPAVSPCANIARASQGEVPLASRSEGLGRVLTIYPPCYALVEYQQGLALLSLPVAERYVRQAQMTPGEEGLRPQPLLIPQRLTLGSKERAAVTESQKRLAHFGIDIVVEQQRATLRAVPLPLRQQNLQNLISDLLGYLADCPQSDSDEIAAWIARRLYSEHESWTQAQTVQLLADIERLCPERVKVPPSEFLYVMDIESAIKALKHD
- the amiB gene encoding N-acetylmuramoyl-L-alanine amidase AmiB; translated protein: MIVRLMKALFGVVLFLSWPLWAANLSDIQVDNASGLAKVTLSFSGQPVYAFFPLSNPDRVVIDIRQTGVIKGLPLAFSGSNLIDRIRTSEAKDAQSLRLVFELTKPAKTRATTTKYGDNYTVVFTVSAVQLQRAANRTSPLEGRATTKPVKPAEPPQSPFNNKPTVVTSSASTTPSRASARRPTSTGDEIVVAIDAGHGGQDPGAIGPGGLHEKNVTIGIARKLRELLNKDPVFKPVLTRDGDYFISVMGRSDVARKQGANLLVSLHADAAPNRGATGASVWVLSNRRANSEMASWLEQHEKQSELLGGAGDLLANNNADPYLSQAVLDLQFGHSQRVGYDVAVKVLRELQRVGSLHKVRPEHASLGVLRSPDIPSLLVETGFISNPGEERLLGSSDYQERIAKAIYLGLRGYFETHPLQNAPKHDKRPAILPASKPVVSNSASPAGSATRHTVGKGETLSGIASQYGVSMSTIRDANHLKKDLVWVGQRLRIPGGAESTIAQTRSAPVTQRATTAKKVTHKVVRGDSLSSIADRYDVSMKAIQQANKLASQTVQLGQTLVIPAA